A single Prevotella sp. E15-22 DNA region contains:
- the secE gene encoding preprotein translocase subunit SecE: MFKKFFKYCQVCYDELAHKVTWPTSKELTGSAVLVLSASLIIALVVFVMDKIFEQIMSLVYPG, from the coding sequence ATTTTCAAGAAGTTTTTCAAGTATTGTCAGGTGTGCTATGATGAGTTGGCACATAAGGTAACTTGGCCTACATCTAAGGAGCTCACTGGAAGTGCTGTGTTAGTACTGTCGGCTTCGCTGATTATTGCTTTGGTTGTCTTCGTAATGGACAAGATATTTGAACAAATCATGAGCCTGGTTTATCCGGGCTAA
- the tuf gene encoding elongation factor Tu, whose protein sequence is MAKETFVRTKPHVNIGTIGHVDHGKTTLTAAITTVLAKAGLSEVKSFDQIDNAPEEKERGITINTAHVEYETKLRHYAHVDCPGHADYVKNMVTGAAQMDGAILVVAATDGPMPQTREHVLLARQVNVPRLVVFLNKCDMVEDEEMLELVEMEVQEILAQYEFEDETPIIRGSALGALNGVEKWEQKVMELMDTCDTWIQEPPRATDKPFLMPVEDVFSITGRGTVATGRIETGVIHVGDAVELLGLGEDKNSVVTGVEMFRKLLDEGQAGDNVGLLLRGIDKNEIKRGMVLCHPGQIKPFKKFKASIYVLKKEEGGRHTPFGNKYRPQFYLRTMDCTGEIHLPEGVEMVMPGDNVEITVELIYAVALNKGLRFAIREGGRTVGSGQITEVYED, encoded by the coding sequence ATGGCAAAAGAGACATTTGTGCGTACCAAACCGCACGTAAACATTGGTACAATTGGTCACGTTGACCATGGTAAGACTACTCTGACCGCTGCTATCACCACTGTGCTGGCTAAGGCTGGTCTTTCTGAGGTTAAGTCTTTCGACCAGATTGACAATGCTCCCGAGGAGAAGGAGCGTGGTATCACTATTAACACTGCTCACGTTGAGTACGAGACCAAGCTGCGTCACTACGCTCACGTTGACTGCCCGGGACACGCCGACTATGTGAAGAACATGGTAACTGGTGCTGCTCAGATGGACGGTGCTATTCTGGTTGTTGCTGCTACTGACGGTCCTATGCCTCAGACTCGTGAGCACGTTCTGCTCGCTCGTCAGGTAAACGTTCCCCGTCTGGTTGTATTCCTGAACAAGTGCGATATGGTTGAGGATGAGGAGATGCTGGAGCTCGTTGAGATGGAGGTTCAGGAGATTCTCGCTCAGTACGAGTTCGAGGATGAGACTCCTATCATTCGTGGTTCTGCTCTTGGCGCCCTGAACGGTGTTGAGAAGTGGGAGCAGAAGGTGATGGAGCTGATGGATACCTGCGACACTTGGATCCAGGAGCCTCCTCGTGCTACCGATAAGCCTTTCTTGATGCCTGTTGAGGACGTATTCTCAATCACTGGCCGTGGTACTGTTGCTACTGGTCGTATCGAGACTGGTGTTATCCACGTTGGTGACGCTGTTGAGCTGCTCGGTCTTGGTGAGGATAAGAACTCAGTTGTAACTGGTGTTGAGATGTTCCGCAAGCTCCTCGATGAGGGTCAGGCTGGTGATAACGTAGGTCTGCTGCTCCGCGGTATCGATAAGAACGAGATCAAGCGTGGTATGGTGCTCTGCCATCCCGGACAGATCAAGCCTTTCAAGAAGTTCAAGGCTTCTATCTACGTTCTGAAGAAGGAAGAGGGTGGTCGTCACACTCCATTCGGAAACAAGTATCGTCCTCAGTTCTACCTCCGCACCATGGACTGCACCGGTGAGATTCACCTGCCCGAGGGTGTTGAGATGGTAATGCCTGGTGACAACGTTGAGATCACTGTTGAGCTGATCTACGCTGTTGCTCTGAACAAGGGTCTGCGTTTCGCTATCCGCGAGGGTGGTCGTACCGTAGGTTCAGGCCAGATCACTGAGGTATATGAGGACTAA
- the hpf gene encoding ribosome hibernation-promoting factor, HPF/YfiA family, whose product MEIKIQSIHFDATEKLEAFIEKKVAKLEKSYEDIQKVEVQLKVVKPATAQNKEASLQVAVPGNTLRVEKVSDTFEESIDLCVDSMRAQLQKFKEKLRNY is encoded by the coding sequence ATGGAAATTAAGATTCAGTCGATCCATTTCGACGCTACCGAGAAGTTAGAGGCGTTTATCGAAAAGAAAGTCGCCAAGTTAGAAAAGTCGTACGAAGATATACAGAAAGTAGAGGTGCAATTAAAGGTCGTAAAGCCTGCTACCGCCCAGAATAAGGAAGCCAGTTTGCAAGTGGCAGTCCCTGGAAATACACTAAGAGTAGAGAAGGTTAGCGACACATTTGAAGAGAGTATAGATCTCTGCGTTGACTCTATGAGGGCTCAATTGCAGAAATTCAAGGAAAAATTGAGAAATTACTAA
- a CDS encoding tyrosine-type recombinase/integrase — MIDQFLNYLRYERNRSELTVERYEDSLKDFQQYFERLEGGLTWASVDADVIRSWMESLMEKGNIASTVNTGLSALKSFYRFALARGLVSRDPAHMVKGPKKRKPLPQFVKESELNELLDQTEWSDTYIDVRARTILITLYEAGLRRSELVGLDDKDVDLTAMQLKVTGKRNKQRVIPFGKELAEQLSLYKACRDEQIQRNSSAFFLGTRGNRITANEVYKVVRDCLSKVTTLKKKSPHVLRHSFATALLNHDAGLESVRQLLGHESLETTEIYTHTTFEQLKRVYHESHPRD, encoded by the coding sequence ATGATTGACCAGTTTCTCAACTATCTGCGCTACGAAAGGAATCGCAGCGAACTGACAGTAGAAAGGTATGAGGATAGTCTGAAGGACTTCCAACAATACTTTGAGAGACTAGAAGGTGGGCTCACATGGGCGTCTGTGGATGCCGACGTCATCCGGTCGTGGATGGAAAGTCTGATGGAAAAGGGTAATATCGCCTCGACGGTGAATACAGGGCTTTCGGCCTTGAAATCCTTTTACCGTTTCGCCCTGGCAAGGGGGTTGGTCAGTCGGGATCCGGCGCATATGGTGAAGGGTCCGAAAAAGCGGAAACCGCTGCCGCAGTTTGTGAAGGAGTCGGAACTTAACGAACTCTTGGATCAGACGGAATGGAGTGATACATATATAGATGTACGTGCGCGTACCATTCTTATTACTCTATATGAGGCAGGGTTGCGACGAAGCGAACTAGTGGGGCTTGACGATAAAGACGTTGACCTGACTGCTATGCAGTTGAAGGTTACCGGTAAACGCAATAAACAGCGCGTCATCCCCTTCGGCAAAGAGTTGGCCGAACAGCTGAGCCTGTATAAGGCTTGCCGTGATGAGCAAATCCAAAGAAATTCTTCTGCGTTCTTCCTGGGAACCAGGGGAAATCGGATAACTGCAAACGAGGTGTACAAAGTTGTTAGGGATTGTCTTTCGAAAGTGACAACCTTAAAGAAGAAGTCGCCCCATGTGCTAAGGCATAGTTTTGCAACCGCATTGCTTAATCATGATGCTGGATTGGAAAGTGTGAGGCAGTTGCTGGGACATGAGAGCCTGGAAACGACCGAGATTTACACACATACCACGTTCGAACAACTAAAGCGAGTTTATCATGAGTCCCATCCTAGGGACTAG
- the rpsU gene encoding 30S ribosomal protein S21 has product MIIVPVKEGENIEKALKKFKRKFEKTGIVKELRRRQQFDKPSVLKRLKMEHAVYVQKLRATEE; this is encoded by the coding sequence ATGATTATTGTACCAGTAAAAGAAGGCGAGAACATCGAGAAGGCCCTCAAGAAGTTTAAGAGAAAGTTTGAGAAGACAGGTATTGTGAAAGAGCTGCGTCGTCGTCAGCAGTTTGACAAGCCTTCTGTTCTGAAGCGCCTGAAGATGGAGCACGCCGTTTACGTACAGAAGCTCCGCGCTACTGAGGAATAA
- the argR gene encoding arginine repressor has translation MKEKNNRLEALRLIISSQQMGSQEELLNALQKEGFQLTQATLSRDLKQLKVAKAATMSGNYVYVLPNESMYKRVSTPSSAREMMQIPGFISISFSGNMGVIKTRPGYASAIAWNIDRGDLPQILGTIAGDDNIFVVIKEGFSHREVTEALSKVVPNMK, from the coding sequence ATGAAGGAAAAGAACAATAGACTAGAAGCCCTCCGCCTCATCATTTCGAGTCAGCAGATGGGTAGCCAAGAAGAGTTGTTAAATGCCCTGCAAAAAGAGGGTTTTCAGTTGACACAGGCCACATTAAGCCGCGATTTAAAGCAGTTAAAGGTAGCCAAGGCCGCCACCATGAGTGGAAACTACGTCTATGTACTCCCCAACGAATCCATGTACAAGCGCGTGAGCACGCCAAGTTCCGCTCGCGAGATGATGCAGATTCCCGGCTTCATTAGTATCAGTTTTTCAGGCAACATGGGCGTCATCAAGACGCGTCCAGGCTATGCCAGTGCCATTGCCTGGAATATAGACCGCGGTGACCTACCTCAAATACTTGGGACCATTGCCGGCGACGATAACATCTTTGTGGTGATAAAAGAAGGGTTCAGCCATAGAGAGGTGACGGAAGCGCTCAGCAAGGTCGTCCCTAATATGAAATGA
- a CDS encoding GNAT family N-acetyltransferase, with translation MEKEEIEVLVADVEHEAYVDTILDTIAEAAKVRGTGIAKRTHEYLAKKMAEAKAVIALRKSDGRFAGFSYIETWENQQYVTTSGLIVHPDFRGLGLAKRIKDMTFTLARTRWPHAKIFSLTSGAAVMNMNTKLGYQPVTFADLTDDEAFWKGCEGCVNVDVLHRTGRKYCICTAMLYDPTEHLPAKITDDVLARIRHLDELEEK, from the coding sequence ATGGAAAAAGAAGAAATTGAAGTCCTTGTGGCTGATGTAGAACACGAGGCCTATGTAGACACCATACTTGACACCATTGCCGAGGCCGCCAAGGTACGAGGCACCGGCATTGCCAAGCGTACACACGAATACCTGGCCAAGAAGATGGCAGAAGCCAAGGCCGTCATTGCCCTTCGCAAGAGCGACGGACGCTTCGCCGGATTCAGTTATATTGAGACATGGGAGAACCAGCAGTATGTAACCACCTCCGGTCTTATCGTACATCCTGACTTCCGTGGTTTGGGATTAGCCAAGCGCATCAAGGACATGACCTTTACGTTAGCCCGCACCCGTTGGCCCCACGCCAAGATTTTCTCGCTGACCAGTGGTGCCGCAGTGATGAACATGAACACCAAGTTGGGCTATCAGCCTGTAACCTTTGCCGACCTGACCGACGATGAAGCATTCTGGAAGGGTTGCGAAGGTTGTGTCAACGTGGATGTACTGCATCGCACAGGACGCAAATACTGCATCTGCACAGCCATGCTCTACGACCCAACAGAGCATCTGCCAGCCAAGATCACAGACGACGTGCTGGCCCGCATTCGCCACCTGGATGAATTAGAAGAGAAATAA
- a CDS encoding argininosuccinate synthase, giving the protein MSKKKVVVAFSGGLDTSYNVMYLTKELGYEVYAACANTGGFSAEQLKKNEENAYKLGAVKYVTLDVTQEYYAKSLKYMIFGNVLRNNCYPISVSSERIFQAIAIARYAKEIGADAIAHGSTGAGNDQIRFDMTFLVMAPGVEIITLTRDRNLTRKEEVDYLNANGYFADFTKLKYSYNVGIWGTSICGGELLDPTQGLPEDAYLKHVTAKENEALLKISFDKGEIVAVNGEQFDDKVKAIQKIEEIGASYAIGRDANVGDTIIGIKGRVGFEAAAPKLIIEAHRLLEKSTLSKWQQYWKDQVANWYGMFLHESQYLEPVMPDIEAMLTSSQRNVTGTAILKLRPYGFETVGIDSANDLTKSKLGEYGETQTGWTADEAKGFIKVSSTPLRVYYGIHKDEKR; this is encoded by the coding sequence ATGAGTAAGAAGAAAGTTGTAGTAGCATTCAGCGGTGGATTGGACACCAGCTACAATGTAATGTATCTGACCAAGGAGTTAGGTTACGAAGTATATGCCGCTTGTGCCAACACTGGCGGATTCTCGGCCGAGCAGCTGAAGAAGAACGAAGAGAACGCCTATAAGTTGGGCGCTGTGAAATATGTGACCCTCGATGTTACACAGGAGTACTATGCCAAGTCATTGAAGTACATGATCTTCGGCAATGTGCTGCGAAACAACTGCTATCCCATCAGCGTATCGTCAGAGCGTATCTTCCAGGCCATCGCCATTGCCCGTTATGCCAAGGAGATTGGCGCCGATGCCATTGCACACGGCTCTACAGGTGCAGGCAACGACCAGATTCGTTTCGACATGACCTTCCTGGTGATGGCTCCTGGCGTCGAGATTATCACCTTGACACGTGACCGTAACCTGACACGTAAGGAGGAGGTCGACTACCTGAACGCCAATGGCTATTTTGCCGACTTCACCAAGTTGAAGTATTCATATAACGTAGGTATCTGGGGCACCAGTATCTGTGGCGGCGAACTCCTCGACCCCACTCAGGGGCTGCCTGAGGATGCTTACCTGAAGCACGTCACAGCCAAGGAAAACGAGGCGCTGCTGAAGATCTCCTTCGACAAGGGTGAGATTGTAGCCGTCAACGGTGAGCAGTTTGACGACAAGGTGAAAGCCATCCAGAAGATCGAGGAGATTGGCGCATCCTACGCCATTGGCCGCGACGCCAACGTGGGCGACACCATCATCGGCATCAAGGGTCGCGTAGGCTTTGAGGCTGCCGCCCCCAAACTGATTATCGAAGCACACCGTCTGCTGGAGAAGTCAACCCTCTCTAAGTGGCAGCAGTACTGGAAAGACCAGGTGGCCAACTGGTACGGCATGTTCCTCCACGAGAGTCAGTACCTGGAGCCAGTGATGCCCGATATCGAGGCCATGCTCACCTCCAGCCAGCGCAATGTCACTGGTACAGCCATTCTGAAGCTCCGTCCTTACGGCTTCGAGACCGTAGGCATCGATTCTGCCAACGACCTCACCAAGAGTAAGCTGGGCGAATATGGCGAGACCCAGACAGGCTGGACAGCCGACGAGGCCAAGGGCTTCATCAAGGTCAGCTCTACCCCACTCCGCGTTTACTACGGCATTCACAAAGACGAGAAACGCTAA
- the argC gene encoding N-acetyl-gamma-glutamyl-phosphate reductase codes for MIKVGILGAAGYTGGELIRVLLNHPQAEIVFANSESNAGNLVSDVHEGLIGETDLKFTDEMPFDKVDVVFFCFGHGKSEAFLKEHTIPASVKIIDLAQDFRIKGDHDYVYGLPEINKADIAQAQHLANPGCFATAIQLALLPAAHMNLLKEDVAVNAITGSTGAGQKPGATTHFSWRNNNLSIYKPFQHQHIAEIRQSLKQVQGYLDADIDFIPYRGDFARGIFCTAVVKTAVPAEEIISTYKDFYADAAFTHYTDKAIDLKQVVNTNKALVHCEKFGNKLLITSAIDNLLKGAVGQAVQNMNIMFGIDEAAGLKLKASAF; via the coding sequence ATGATAAAAGTAGGTATCTTAGGTGCAGCAGGCTATACGGGTGGTGAACTCATCCGTGTGTTGCTCAACCATCCTCAGGCAGAGATTGTCTTTGCCAACTCTGAGAGTAATGCAGGCAATCTGGTTTCTGACGTACACGAAGGCCTCATCGGCGAGACCGATCTGAAGTTCACTGACGAGATGCCCTTCGACAAGGTCGACGTTGTCTTCTTCTGCTTCGGCCATGGCAAGAGCGAAGCCTTCCTCAAGGAACACACCATCCCTGCAAGCGTGAAGATTATCGACCTGGCGCAGGACTTCCGCATCAAGGGCGACCACGACTACGTGTATGGTCTGCCAGAAATCAACAAGGCCGACATCGCGCAGGCACAGCATCTGGCCAACCCAGGCTGCTTTGCCACCGCCATCCAGTTGGCGCTCCTCCCTGCCGCCCATATGAACCTGCTGAAGGAAGATGTGGCCGTCAACGCCATCACGGGATCCACTGGTGCTGGTCAGAAACCAGGCGCCACCACCCACTTCTCATGGCGCAACAATAACCTGAGCATCTATAAGCCCTTCCAGCATCAGCATATCGCCGAGATCCGTCAGAGTCTGAAGCAGGTGCAGGGCTATTTGGATGCCGACATCGACTTCATCCCCTATCGTGGCGACTTTGCCCGTGGCATCTTCTGTACAGCCGTGGTAAAGACCGCAGTACCTGCAGAAGAGATTATCAGCACCTATAAGGACTTCTATGCCGATGCCGCCTTTACGCACTATACCGACAAGGCCATCGACCTGAAGCAGGTGGTAAATACCAACAAGGCATTGGTGCACTGCGAGAAGTTTGGCAACAAACTGCTCATCACCTCGGCCATCGACAATCTGCTGAAGGGCGCCGTTGGTCAGGCCGTACAAAACATGAACATCATGTTTGGCATCGACGAAGCTGCAGGATTAAAGTTAAAAGCTTCAGCCTTCTAA
- a CDS encoding leucine-rich repeat domain-containing protein, translated as MLTALNAGAQDLEYSFDNATRTAKVTYRMRQLGDGTWERIQGGYHGDIVIPEEVSGYTVTGVGELAFDQCYDVTSVKFPNTMKSIEERAFCG; from the coding sequence ATGCTCACTGCACTAAATGCAGGAGCACAAGATTTAGAGTACTCCTTTGACAATGCAACGAGGACGGCAAAGGTGACGTATCGCATGAGACAATTAGGCGACGGCACATGGGAGCGCATCCAAGGAGGTTATCATGGCGATATCGTCATACCAGAAGAGGTATCAGGCTATACTGTTACAGGCGTTGGCGAGTTGGCATTCGACCAATGCTATGATGTTACATCCGTTAAGTTTCCTAACACGATGAAGTCAATTGAGGAGCGTGCCTTCTGTGGCTGA
- a CDS encoding serine hydrolase produces the protein MKSRSRIEKGNAVVLSLACVCTLLLSSCAIIRGYRADGQSGPDIYSFEHHVHDTIANGTSTFSFPHAKQQSAWIDTLHFFNQGKRYKNVTLWEALKGKTDTQGVLIIHNDSIVYEHYVGDITIDRLGTVFSVSKSITSLMCGIAVYEGYIKSVDDVVTDYLPELKKKDPMWQKLTIRHLLDMRSGLDFDDTYSLRLKELKRLNAMAKLNYGHNLMKQIRGLKFRCEPGKEHRYESMTAQILGVVIERATGQRYIDYLSEKVWKPLQMESPAIVNIDSRKHGVAHAFGGISTTMQDLAKIGRLYMNGGVWNGQRIVSEEWIHQTTDYSEDNDGYHFNWYNLSSIGADKAPYPGYYAHGIRGQVLYVNPYKRLIMVRMGRQDNTFASIPYVFEQLSNFF, from the coding sequence TTGAAATCAAGATCTAGGATTGAAAAGGGTAACGCCGTGGTGCTTTCGCTGGCATGCGTGTGCACCCTTCTCTTATCGTCGTGTGCTATTATAAGGGGCTATCGGGCCGATGGACAAAGTGGGCCGGATATCTATAGTTTTGAGCATCATGTGCACGACACCATCGCCAATGGAACGTCGACGTTCTCGTTTCCTCATGCCAAGCAACAGTCCGCATGGATAGACACGCTCCACTTTTTTAATCAGGGTAAGCGCTATAAGAACGTGACGCTATGGGAGGCCCTGAAGGGTAAGACGGATACGCAGGGCGTCCTCATCATCCACAACGACAGCATCGTCTATGAGCATTATGTGGGCGACATCACCATCGATAGGTTGGGAACGGTGTTCTCTGTGTCGAAGTCTATCACGTCGCTGATGTGTGGCATTGCTGTCTATGAGGGTTACATCAAGAGTGTGGACGATGTGGTGACTGACTATCTGCCTGAACTCAAGAAGAAAGACCCTATGTGGCAGAAACTCACCATCCGACACCTGCTCGACATGCGGAGTGGACTGGACTTCGACGATACCTACTCGCTGCGATTGAAGGAATTGAAGCGTCTCAACGCCATGGCGAAGCTGAACTACGGCCATAACCTGATGAAGCAGATTCGTGGGCTGAAGTTCAGGTGCGAGCCTGGCAAGGAACATCGCTATGAGAGTATGACGGCCCAGATCCTTGGTGTTGTCATCGAACGGGCCACTGGCCAGCGCTATATTGACTATCTCAGCGAGAAGGTGTGGAAGCCCTTGCAGATGGAGTCGCCTGCCATTGTCAATATCGACAGTCGTAAGCATGGGGTGGCGCATGCCTTTGGTGGCATATCGACCACGATGCAGGACCTGGCCAAGATTGGTCGGCTTTACATGAACGGTGGTGTGTGGAACGGCCAGCGCATCGTCAGCGAGGAGTGGATACATCAGACCACCGACTATTCTGAGGACAACGACGGCTATCACTTCAACTGGTATAACCTAAGTAGTATTGGGGCCGACAAGGCGCCATATCCTGGCTATTATGCCCATGGCATTCGTGGACAGGTGCTTTATGTGAACCCCTATAAGCGCCTTATCATGGTGAGAATGGGTAGGCAGGACAATACTTTTGCGTCGATTCCTTATGTTTTTGAACAATTGAGCAACTTTTTTTAG
- a CDS encoding TonB family protein, translating to MKTRMKTMLMSLLICSACCAQHVKLRPSFPGGYKALQEFIEKEKKYPDEALKKREAGTVYVVFTVDTLGNVVHPKVATSVSPSLDREALRIVRKMPKWIPAKEGNKNINMDFTLIIRFSAPPLPLDPEEHVIRMKCNNLPEELEAPADTNKIYDVVDTYPSFQGDLMTYLYNETRYPAIAEGTSAEGHAIVRFVVERDGSISHVKLIRSLASSYAIPIIDSMTAEYRQKAEAHNKALQPMDDEVVRVIKAMPKWNPGKYHGEFVRVWNVAPIPVSFKVHLK from the coding sequence ATGAAAACAAGAATGAAAACGATGTTGATGAGTCTACTGATATGCTCAGCTTGTTGTGCTCAGCATGTCAAGCTAAGGCCATCTTTTCCTGGAGGGTATAAAGCTTTGCAGGAATTTATAGAGAAAGAAAAGAAATACCCCGATGAAGCCTTAAAGAAAAGAGAGGCTGGAACAGTTTACGTTGTTTTTACCGTCGACACACTTGGTAATGTAGTTCATCCTAAAGTCGCTACTAGTGTCTCACCCTCGTTAGACAGAGAGGCACTACGCATCGTTAGAAAAATGCCCAAATGGATTCCCGCAAAGGAAGGGAATAAAAATATCAACATGGATTTTACCCTAATCATCAGGTTCAGTGCACCTCCATTACCGCTAGATCCTGAAGAACATGTAATTAGGATGAAATGTAACAATCTTCCAGAGGAGCTAGAGGCGCCTGCTGATACCAACAAGATATACGATGTTGTTGACACTTATCCGTCTTTCCAGGGTGACCTGATGACCTATTTATATAATGAAACACGTTATCCCGCTATTGCAGAAGGAACAAGTGCAGAAGGGCATGCAATAGTAAGGTTTGTTGTAGAGAGAGACGGATCTATCAGTCACGTTAAATTAATCAGATCATTGGCTTCCTCATATGCCATTCCCATCATAGACAGCATGACAGCCGAGTATCGTCAGAAAGCCGAGGCACACAACAAAGCACTTCAGCCCATGGACGATGAAGTCGTTCGTGTTATCAAAGCCATGCCTAAATGGAATCCGGGTAAGTATCACGGTGAATTTGTTCGTGTTTGGAATGTGGCCCCCATCCCCGTATCCTTTAAGGTCCACTTGAAATAA